Proteins encoded by one window of Desulfovibrio ferrophilus:
- a CDS encoding FmdB family zinc ribbon protein, translating into MPIFEYKCDKCGNEFEEIVFGTPGIVKCPACGSDKTGKLMSCCRHKAGGPAADLGTAPAASAGGGGGCAGCSGGDCSSCG; encoded by the coding sequence ATGCCTATTTTTGAATACAAATGTGACAAGTGCGGCAACGAATTCGAGGAAATCGTCTTCGGTACCCCTGGTATCGTGAAGTGTCCGGCTTGCGGCTCCGACAAGACCGGGAAATTGATGTCCTGCTGTCGGCACAAGGCCGGTGGCCCTGCCGCTGATCTGGGTACCGCCCCGGCGGCGTCTGCTGGTGGCGGCGGTGGTTGTGCCGGGTGTTCCGGTGGCGACTGCTCTTCCTGCGGCTAA
- a CDS encoding branched-chain amino acid ABC transporter permease, translated as MTITFLLQNLVNALQWGSFYALIALGYSMVYSILMLFNFAHGDIFMVGAYIGLGVAMSLLALVGTGATAILPGWVILTLTILISMFLTSFVGVFVERVGYRPLRNAPRASAAITGLMIGIILETGNLIFLGAERLKFPQLIQSETYNLGGVFVTNKKIMIVLISLGLMLALHQFVMRTKWGMAMRAMAYDFAVVPLVGVPLNTIAAMTFGIGSALAAAAGILFSLAYPVLDPYMGVTFGWKAFVAAILGGRGSIMGACIAGFMLGFIEIMVVPLIMVINKVFAMNIGSNLRDLIAYSIILIILVYRPHGLFGESYSAKLRL; from the coding sequence ATGACTATCACGTTCCTTCTCCAAAACCTGGTCAATGCCCTGCAGTGGGGGAGCTTCTACGCCCTCATCGCCTTGGGCTACTCCATGGTCTACAGCATCCTGATGCTGTTCAACTTCGCTCACGGCGACATTTTCATGGTCGGAGCCTACATCGGCCTGGGAGTGGCCATGTCACTCCTGGCACTGGTCGGGACTGGCGCTACGGCCATCCTGCCCGGCTGGGTCATCCTCACCCTGACCATCCTGATCTCGATGTTCCTCACCTCATTCGTGGGTGTCTTTGTCGAGCGGGTTGGCTATCGCCCCTTGCGTAATGCACCGCGCGCCTCGGCAGCCATTACCGGTCTGATGATCGGTATCATCCTGGAGACGGGCAACCTGATCTTCCTGGGTGCCGAACGACTCAAATTTCCGCAGCTCATCCAGTCAGAGACCTATAATCTGGGTGGAGTCTTCGTGACCAACAAGAAGATCATGATTGTATTGATCTCCCTCGGTCTGATGCTTGCGCTGCACCAATTCGTCATGCGGACCAAATGGGGCATGGCCATGCGGGCCATGGCCTATGACTTCGCCGTCGTGCCCCTTGTGGGCGTGCCGCTGAACACCATTGCCGCCATGACGTTCGGCATCGGCTCCGCCCTTGCCGCCGCAGCAGGCATCCTGTTCAGCCTGGCCTACCCCGTACTGGACCCCTACATGGGAGTCACCTTCGGTTGGAAGGCCTTTGTGGCCGCCATTCTCGGAGGCCGCGGGTCCATCATGGGCGCCTGTATCGCAGGGTTCATGCTCGGGTTCATCGAAATCATGGTCGTGCCGTTGATCATGGTCATCAACAAGGTGTTCGCCATGAACATCGGTTCGAACCTGCGTGACCTGATTGCCTACTCCATCATTTTGATCATTCTCGTCTACCGGCCCCATGGTCTGTTCGGTGAGTCTTATAGCGCCAAACTGCGCCTGTAA
- a CDS encoding branched-chain amino acid ABC transporter permease encodes MEDNTITSQKKGPIRRFFTGVPMLAWLLGGLICVLLERSFGLGLANAMGLHKIPVLFGINTTFKVIASIIESMRGGDAFMARELLNIPSAFIYVLCIFAIPMALFFKVAGSACNGISRAMSHMPLIVTAAVHLAIMFAVFHFWASMSDYRLITLKLMLIAILFTLSLNIINGYMGEFSCSHPGFMALGAYGASLFSVGLFVDDKVLGSPVFEWAQAYLTFPLALIFGGLMASLWALIIAIPSFKTRGDYLAIISLAFLFIVKSFFENVQALGGPRGLSSQPDWATLPVVFLVVVAGVWIINNFVTSTMGKALNAVRDDESAAEAMTVNTRTTKMSAFLFGAFWAGVAGGLFAHVLRYVNPAMFGVQKLAEVLAMVYFGGLNSVTGSIIGAVSISVLGEALRPLGIFKWICIPLLLILVMIYRPTGLFAFRDFNIRSMFGPREEK; translated from the coding sequence ATGGAAGACAATACAATCACCAGCCAGAAAAAAGGGCCCATCCGGCGCTTCTTCACTGGCGTCCCCATGTTGGCCTGGCTCCTGGGCGGACTGATCTGCGTTCTGTTGGAACGCAGCTTCGGCCTCGGGCTTGCCAACGCCATGGGGCTGCATAAAATTCCCGTGCTATTCGGCATCAACACCACGTTCAAGGTCATCGCGAGCATCATCGAATCCATGCGCGGTGGCGACGCCTTCATGGCAAGAGAACTGCTGAACATTCCCAGCGCATTCATCTACGTACTGTGCATCTTCGCCATCCCCATGGCCCTGTTCTTCAAGGTCGCGGGTAGCGCCTGCAACGGCATCTCACGTGCGATGTCCCACATGCCACTCATCGTCACCGCCGCCGTGCATCTGGCGATCATGTTCGCGGTGTTCCATTTCTGGGCGAGCATGAGTGACTATCGACTGATCACCTTGAAGCTGATGCTCATCGCCATCCTGTTCACCCTCTCCCTGAACATCATCAACGGCTACATGGGCGAATTCTCGTGCTCGCATCCGGGCTTCATGGCCCTGGGCGCTTACGGAGCCTCGCTCTTTTCCGTGGGTCTGTTCGTGGATGACAAGGTCCTGGGCAGCCCGGTCTTCGAGTGGGCTCAGGCCTACCTGACCTTCCCCCTGGCGCTGATCTTCGGTGGACTGATGGCTTCCCTCTGGGCACTCATCATCGCCATCCCGTCGTTCAAGACACGTGGCGACTATCTGGCCATCATCTCGTTGGCATTCCTGTTCATCGTCAAGAGCTTCTTTGAAAACGTCCAGGCTCTGGGCGGCCCACGCGGCCTTTCCAGCCAGCCGGACTGGGCAACACTGCCCGTGGTTTTCCTGGTCGTTGTTGCCGGTGTCTGGATCATCAACAACTTCGTGACATCGACCATGGGCAAGGCGCTGAACGCCGTGCGTGACGACGAGTCCGCCGCCGAGGCCATGACCGTGAACACCCGCACGACCAAGATGTCCGCCTTCCTGTTCGGAGCATTCTGGGCCGGTGTGGCGGGCGGGCTGTTCGCTCACGTGCTGCGCTACGTGAACCCCGCCATGTTCGGTGTGCAGAAACTGGCCGAGGTCCTGGCCATGGTCTACTTTGGCGGCCTGAACTCCGTGACCGGCTCCATCATCGGCGCCGTGAGCATCAGCGTGCTTGGCGAGGCTCTGCGACCGCTGGGTATCTTCAAGTGGATCTGCATTCCGCTCTTGCTCATCCTGGTCATGATCTACCGGCCTACCGGACTGTTTGCCTTCAGGGATTTCAATATCCGCAGCATGTTCGGCCCCAGGGAGGAGAAGTAG
- a CDS encoding ABC transporter substrate-binding protein, with protein sequence MKRVVAMALAAVFMMASVALAADSIKLGFNIPLTGDIPDVGQSSKNAAEMLKEEINGAGGLMVGGKKVMVEFVYEDNESKAESAVKAATKLITEDEVLAIVGPQSSKQAVPAGEIANNYATPMVSPWSTNPNTTMDRPYVFRGCFLDPFQGPVVAKFATEELGAKKAAVLYDIASDYPKGLAEFFKAAFEEIHGPGSVVAFETFTTKDVEFGAQMTNIVMSGADVIFVPQYYNEIPLIVNAAREMGWNKPILGSDSWGSGDLMGLCGDACKGYYFSTHYAAAGAKGDTKAFIDAYKAKYGKTPDDVAALTWDSTRLMLQAIQDAKLTGFLKADRAEVMKALGKVKEFPGITGGMTFTPEGDPIKCAVVVQIDDAGQFSFHKSVCP encoded by the coding sequence ATGAAACGCGTTGTTGCAATGGCATTGGCCGCTGTCTTTATGATGGCCAGCGTTGCTTTGGCTGCCGACAGCATCAAACTCGGCTTTAACATCCCGCTGACCGGTGACATTCCGGATGTGGGACAGTCTTCCAAGAACGCCGCAGAAATGCTGAAGGAAGAAATCAACGGTGCCGGCGGCCTGATGGTCGGTGGTAAGAAGGTCATGGTCGAGTTCGTCTACGAAGACAACGAATCCAAGGCTGAATCCGCCGTTAAGGCAGCTACCAAGCTGATCACCGAAGACGAAGTGCTCGCCATTGTCGGGCCCCAGTCCTCCAAGCAGGCCGTACCCGCTGGCGAAATCGCCAACAACTACGCCACTCCCATGGTGAGCCCCTGGTCCACCAACCCCAACACCACCATGGACCGTCCCTACGTGTTCCGCGGCTGTTTCCTGGATCCCTTCCAGGGTCCGGTTGTTGCCAAGTTCGCCACCGAGGAACTGGGCGCCAAGAAGGCTGCCGTCCTGTACGACATCGCCTCTGACTACCCCAAGGGTCTGGCTGAATTCTTCAAGGCCGCTTTCGAGGAAATCCACGGTCCCGGCTCTGTTGTTGCTTTCGAGACCTTCACCACCAAGGACGTGGAATTCGGCGCGCAGATGACCAACATCGTCATGTCCGGCGCTGATGTCATCTTCGTTCCCCAGTACTACAACGAGATCCCCCTGATCGTGAACGCCGCCCGTGAAATGGGTTGGAACAAGCCCATTCTGGGCTCCGATTCCTGGGGTTCCGGCGATCTGATGGGTCTGTGTGGCGATGCCTGTAAGGGCTACTACTTCTCCACCCACTACGCCGCTGCCGGCGCCAAGGGTGACACCAAGGCATTCATCGACGCTTACAAGGCCAAGTACGGCAAGACTCCTGACGACGTGGCTGCCCTGACCTGGGACTCCACTCGCCTGATGCTGCAGGCCATCCAGGACGCCAAGCTTACCGGCTTCCTGAAGGCTGACCGCGCCGAAGTCATGAAGGCCCTTGGTAAGGTCAAGGAATTCCCCGGTATCACCGGTGGCATGACCTTCACCCCCGAAGGTGACCCCATCAAGTGCGCTGTGGTGGTTCAGATCGACGATGCTGGCCAGTTCAGCTTCCACAAGTCTGTCTGCCCGTAG
- the hemC gene encoding hydroxymethylbilane synthase: protein MKKITIATRGSRLALWQANHIKSLLEGQYHGLEVDLLKIKTTGDKILDVPLAKVGGKGLFVKEIEEALLDGRADLAVHSMKDVPTELPEGLIVGVIPEREDNTDSLLSVHYGSLAELPQGATVGTSSLRRGAQVKALRPDLEVRDLRGNVDTRLRKLVEGEYDAIVMATAGMKRLELEAPKSSLLAPPEFLPAVAQGALGIEYKADGPMAEMLAFLNHEPSKIQVQAERGFLTGLEGGCQVPIAAYAEHDGQTVHLTGYLSDTDGSNPIRMEAEGPVADAFEIGLGLARKVIEAGGDEILERVYGEL, encoded by the coding sequence ATGAAAAAGATCACCATCGCCACGCGTGGCAGCAGACTCGCTCTGTGGCAGGCCAATCACATCAAGTCCCTGCTCGAAGGTCAGTATCACGGCCTTGAAGTCGATCTGCTCAAGATCAAGACTACCGGGGACAAGATTCTTGATGTTCCTCTGGCCAAGGTCGGCGGCAAGGGCCTGTTCGTGAAAGAGATCGAGGAAGCCCTGCTGGATGGCCGTGCCGATTTGGCCGTGCACAGCATGAAGGATGTTCCCACCGAATTACCCGAAGGGCTTATTGTGGGTGTTATCCCCGAACGTGAGGATAATACCGACTCGCTGCTGTCCGTCCATTACGGCAGCTTGGCCGAATTGCCTCAGGGCGCCACTGTTGGAACCTCCAGCCTGCGCCGTGGCGCACAGGTCAAGGCGCTGCGTCCAGACCTGGAAGTGCGTGACCTGCGAGGCAATGTGGACACCCGTCTGCGCAAGCTGGTGGAAGGGGAATACGACGCCATCGTCATGGCCACTGCGGGCATGAAGCGTTTGGAACTCGAAGCGCCCAAGTCCTCGCTGTTGGCACCGCCCGAATTTCTGCCTGCCGTTGCCCAGGGCGCTCTGGGGATCGAATACAAGGCTGATGGTCCCATGGCAGAGATGCTGGCCTTTTTGAATCATGAACCTTCCAAAATTCAGGTTCAGGCTGAACGTGGTTTTCTGACTGGCCTGGAAGGTGGCTGTCAGGTCCCCATTGCCGCCTATGCGGAGCACGACGGGCAGACCGTGCACCTGACGGGCTACCTGTCCGATACCGATGGTTCCAACCCTATCCGCATGGAAGCTGAAGGTCCGGTGGCTGATGCCTTCGAGATCGGTCTGGGCTTGGCCAGAAAGGTGATCGAGGCCGGTGGCGACGAAATCCTTGAGCGGGTCTACGGCGAATTGTAA
- the jag gene encoding RNA-binding cell elongation regulator Jag/EloR, translated as MSEFKEFTGKGVDDAIEAACTHFALSREKLEIEIISGGSAGIFGLMGKKKAVVRAKRREKRQPFADLQRDAATKRREEPSVQEAKPQVEQTPREEAKPRTEVRPASEPKPRREAKPEPRRENKPAPARAPRPEREKETAPRRDPAPEPRRKTQSEPTRRPQNVDPRPAATPPDAQALEDAVREVLVKLLEPIVGETKLVFSQESGRLKVLIDDEPNSGLIIGREGQTITALQYITNRIVARKFQTSVRVHLDAGDYRDKQDDNLRKLALYLADKAKNQGRTQSTKPLSSYHRRLVHLALQDDASIATRSKGEGPLKRVLIYPANDNRRGGGRQQQRA; from the coding sequence ATGAGCGAGTTCAAGGAATTCACGGGCAAAGGCGTAGACGACGCCATCGAAGCTGCGTGCACGCACTTTGCCCTTTCCAGAGAGAAACTAGAGATCGAGATCATCTCCGGCGGATCGGCAGGTATCTTCGGCCTGATGGGCAAGAAGAAGGCTGTGGTTCGCGCCAAGCGCCGCGAGAAGCGTCAGCCTTTTGCTGATCTGCAACGTGACGCAGCGACCAAACGTCGTGAAGAGCCTTCGGTACAGGAAGCCAAGCCGCAGGTCGAACAGACTCCGCGTGAGGAAGCGAAACCACGCACCGAGGTTAGGCCCGCAAGCGAACCGAAGCCACGCCGCGAGGCAAAGCCCGAACCCCGTCGCGAGAACAAACCGGCTCCGGCACGTGCCCCTCGGCCCGAACGAGAGAAGGAGACAGCTCCGCGGCGCGATCCCGCACCGGAGCCTCGTCGCAAAACTCAATCCGAACCGACTAGGCGCCCCCAGAACGTTGATCCCCGCCCTGCGGCAACGCCTCCTGACGCCCAAGCCCTCGAAGACGCTGTCCGCGAGGTTCTGGTCAAACTGCTGGAGCCCATTGTCGGCGAAACCAAGCTGGTCTTCAGCCAGGAGTCCGGACGCCTCAAGGTCCTCATCGATGACGAGCCCAACTCCGGCCTGATCATTGGCCGCGAGGGCCAGACCATCACGGCTCTGCAATACATTACCAATCGCATCGTCGCCCGCAAGTTCCAGACTTCGGTCCGCGTCCATCTGGATGCAGGCGACTACCGCGACAAACAGGACGACAACCTGCGCAAGCTGGCTTTGTATCTGGCTGACAAGGCCAAGAATCAGGGCCGGACGCAGAGCACCAAGCCGCTGTCTTCCTATCATCGCCGCCTGGTCCACCTGGCCTTGCAGGACGATGCCAGCATCGCCACCCGTTCCAAGGGTGAGGGACCGCTCAAGCGCGTGCTGATCTACCCCGCAAACGACAATCGCCGCGGCGGAGGACGTCAGCAGCAGCGGGCCTAG
- a CDS encoding diaminopimelate decarboxylase, giving the protein MTPLEVARALQSAMERGLMGSEDTSLIIYDLDRLRSRLQEARQAFPEGTLHAVAVKANPLPAVLRRLADEHPCIGAEAASLPELELALGAGFGPERILFDSPAKTHAELRLALERGIVLNADNFQELERMAGLLGGASIGAAKLHGGIGLRVNPQVGAGAIATTSVAGQYSKFGVPVSECRDEILAAFERYSWLTGLHSHVGSQGCSLEQLCAGVRTLLDLAEEINSRLPERIRLLDIGGGLPATYRDSEPKSSLMDYAQALRQRCPELWSGRYRIATEFGRAIHANAAFAAARVEYVKTQAGVVTAVTHLGADMFLRKCYNPGDWHHDVLAVDGSGQIKAGEAVVQTIAGPLCFQGDLPARDVSLPLLEQGDAVCFRDVGAYTLSMWSRYNSRQMPAVLGMTRSEEGPRFTILRARESVEQVLRFWE; this is encoded by the coding sequence ATGACACCCTTGGAGGTGGCTCGGGCCCTGCAATCGGCCATGGAGCGGGGGCTGATGGGCAGCGAAGATACAAGTCTGATCATCTATGATCTCGACCGGCTGCGTTCGCGATTGCAGGAAGCCAGACAGGCATTTCCAGAGGGCACATTGCATGCCGTGGCGGTCAAGGCCAACCCCCTCCCTGCAGTGCTGCGGCGATTGGCCGACGAGCATCCCTGTATAGGGGCCGAAGCCGCATCCCTGCCCGAGTTGGAATTGGCCCTTGGGGCCGGTTTCGGGCCGGAGCGCATCCTGTTTGATTCCCCTGCCAAGACCCATGCCGAATTGCGCTTGGCTTTAGAACGCGGGATTGTCCTTAATGCCGACAATTTTCAGGAACTTGAGCGCATGGCCGGGCTGCTGGGGGGAGCGAGCATTGGTGCTGCGAAGCTCCACGGTGGGATTGGCTTGCGCGTCAACCCGCAGGTTGGGGCAGGGGCTATCGCCACGACCTCAGTGGCAGGTCAATATTCCAAATTCGGCGTCCCAGTGAGCGAGTGCCGTGATGAGATTCTGGCCGCTTTTGAGCGCTATTCATGGTTGACCGGGTTGCATTCTCATGTTGGTTCTCAGGGCTGTTCTCTGGAGCAACTCTGTGCCGGGGTGCGGACCCTGCTCGATCTGGCCGAGGAGATCAATTCGCGGTTGCCGGAGCGGATTCGTCTGCTGGACATCGGGGGGGGCTTACCCGCAACCTATAGGGATTCCGAACCCAAATCATCCCTGATGGACTACGCCCAGGCCTTGCGCCAAAGATGCCCGGAACTCTGGTCGGGGCGCTATCGCATTGCCACGGAATTCGGACGGGCCATCCATGCCAACGCGGCCTTTGCTGCTGCCCGCGTGGAATACGTGAAAACACAAGCCGGAGTGGTCACCGCTGTGACGCATCTTGGGGCGGATATGTTTCTGCGCAAATGCTACAACCCCGGCGATTGGCATCATGATGTGCTGGCTGTTGATGGTTCCGGGCAGATCAAGGCTGGCGAGGCCGTTGTGCAGACCATTGCCGGGCCCTTGTGCTTTCAAGGAGATCTGCCTGCCCGTGATGTGTCGCTGCCGCTTCTTGAGCAGGGAGATGCTGTCTGTTTTCGGGATGTGGGCGCTTACACCCTCTCCATGTGGTCCCGCTATAATTCGCGCCAGATGCCAGCGGTGCTGGGCATGACGCGTAGTGAAGAAGGCCCGCGCTTCACGATCCTGCGGGCACGGGAAAGCGTGGAACAGGTCCTGCGTTTTTGGGAATAA
- a CDS encoding D-sedoheptulose 7-phosphate isomerase, with the protein MSDETRRIVLEHSAAGCELREKYFRESTDKVVDVARIMAVALARGGKMLFAGNGGSAADAQHLAAEFVNRFLLERPPLPAVALTTDTSIITAIGNDYSFDQIFEKQVLALGNRGDVLVAISTSGNSPNLVHALRAGRERGVTTVGMVGQGGGEMAPFCDHLLMVPSKQTPLIQEVQITIGHMLCRLVDYYLFEAVTELQPYLEGE; encoded by the coding sequence ATGTCCGATGAAACACGCAGGATTGTATTAGAGCATTCGGCTGCCGGGTGCGAACTCCGGGAAAAGTATTTTCGGGAGTCGACCGACAAGGTCGTGGATGTGGCACGCATTATGGCTGTGGCTCTGGCTCGTGGCGGGAAGATGCTGTTTGCAGGCAACGGTGGTTCAGCAGCGGATGCCCAGCATCTGGCCGCGGAATTCGTGAATCGTTTCCTGCTGGAACGGCCTCCGTTACCCGCTGTGGCCTTGACCACGGATACTTCCATTATTACCGCTATTGGCAACGATTACAGCTTCGATCAGATTTTTGAGAAACAGGTTCTGGCCCTGGGCAACCGGGGTGATGTGCTGGTGGCGATTTCCACCTCGGGCAACAGCCCGAATCTGGTGCATGCCCTGCGTGCCGGACGCGAGCGTGGGGTGACCACCGTTGGTATGGTGGGCCAGGGCGGTGGCGAGATGGCCCCGTTCTGTGACCATCTGCTCATGGTCCCCAGCAAGCAGACCCCGCTGATCCAGGAGGTCCAGATCACCATCGGGCACATGTTGTGTCGCCTGGTGGACTATTACCTCTTTGAAGCCGTGACCGAACTGCAGCCCTATCTTGAGGGCGAATAG
- a CDS encoding Crp/Fnr family transcriptional regulator has translation MASPKSSFLVRNFLKYSVIFGEGSKGDSAYLLKEGRVEISKMMDGKKKVFAILKPVSMFGEMAILLGDEKRTATAVALEDSKVVEIKNDDFQEYIRQSPPMISTLLNVLVHRLKTATSKSLRVPNIFVGICNVFTLFGKHGNRNLNYLDSLNYLSSSFNTNKETIDKVLETLEQEKMIEFRMNDQREKTIYLIEIEDFAAKAAEKRKGL, from the coding sequence ATGGCCAGCCCAAAAAGCTCTTTTCTGGTTCGAAACTTTCTCAAATACTCCGTCATCTTCGGTGAGGGGTCCAAAGGGGACTCCGCCTATCTGCTCAAGGAAGGGCGCGTTGAAATCTCCAAGATGATGGACGGCAAAAAGAAAGTGTTCGCCATCCTGAAGCCCGTCTCGATGTTTGGCGAGATGGCCATCCTGCTGGGTGACGAAAAGCGCACAGCCACTGCTGTGGCCCTCGAAGATTCCAAGGTTGTCGAAATCAAGAACGACGATTTTCAGGAATACATCAGGCAAAGCCCACCCATGATCTCCACACTGCTCAACGTGCTGGTACACCGTCTGAAGACAGCAACCAGCAAATCCCTGCGTGTTCCGAATATTTTTGTGGGAATCTGTAATGTGTTCACCCTGTTTGGTAAACACGGAAATAGAAACCTAAACTATCTCGACTCGTTGAATTACCTGAGTTCTTCCTTCAATACCAACAAGGAAACCATCGACAAGGTTCTGGAAACTCTGGAGCAGGAGAAAATGATCGAATTTCGCATGAACGACCAGCGAGAAAAGACCATTTATCTCATCGAGATTGAAGATTTCGCTGCCAAGGCCGCCGAAAAACGCAAAGGCCTGTAG
- a CDS encoding ABC transporter ATP-binding protein, with amino-acid sequence MALLEVKNMGHNFGGLRAVNEYNLTLEPGQITGLIGPNGAGKTTIFNLITGIYTPTDGDVFFEGKSIRGKRTSEIAGLGLARTFQEMRLWRHMTVLEHVKMARYSKLTYGMIGALFDTPKRNREEAAATEMAMEYLKIFRVDQYADDLVGNLPYGAQRRVEMARAMVTEPKVLFLDEPTVGMTPEELQGIIDVVKLVHERFNLAIFLIEHRLKFVRDLCTHVQALVFGELLVEGDPDVVQNHPKVIEAYLGGEED; translated from the coding sequence ATGGCACTTCTTGAAGTTAAAAACATGGGACACAACTTCGGTGGCCTGCGCGCCGTCAATGAATACAATCTGACCCTGGAACCGGGACAGATCACCGGCCTTATCGGCCCCAACGGGGCGGGCAAGACCACTATCTTCAACCTGATCACCGGCATCTATACGCCCACTGATGGTGACGTGTTCTTCGAGGGCAAATCCATCCGAGGCAAACGCACCAGCGAAATCGCAGGCCTGGGCTTGGCGCGCACCTTCCAGGAAATGCGCCTGTGGCGGCACATGACCGTGCTTGAGCACGTCAAGATGGCCCGCTACTCCAAGCTGACCTATGGTATGATTGGGGCACTGTTCGACACGCCCAAGCGTAACCGCGAAGAAGCCGCAGCCACCGAAATGGCTATGGAATACCTCAAGATCTTCCGTGTGGACCAATATGCGGACGACCTTGTCGGAAACCTGCCCTACGGCGCACAGCGCCGGGTGGAAATGGCCCGCGCCATGGTCACTGAACCCAAGGTCCTGTTCCTGGACGAACCCACCGTGGGCATGACCCCGGAGGAACTCCAGGGCATCATCGATGTGGTCAAACTGGTGCACGAACGCTTCAATCTGGCCATCTTCCTGATCGAACACCGGCTCAAGTTCGTGCGCGACCTGTGTACACACGTTCAGGCGCTGGTCTTTGGTGAGTTACTGGTCGAGGGTGACCCGGACGTGGTTCAGAACCATCCCAAGGTCATCGAGGCTTATCTGGGCGGGGAGGAAGACTAA
- a CDS encoding FlxA-like family protein, producing the protein MPSISLDAMLDAALSFTMGKKQEPVVAKPVEESTGDPMRDYVIELSETAKKLAAEDNPFDNLLNKAGLGGGSGDTSEDEGTSIIDQLKERIQQLQDEISEIQSSDLSAEEKQQQLALKQSELAQLQSQLQQLYDDQQGAGAQVGGSSFMNTGSLT; encoded by the coding sequence ATGCCGTCAATTTCTTTGGATGCTATGCTCGATGCAGCCCTGTCATTCACCATGGGCAAAAAGCAGGAGCCTGTGGTGGCCAAGCCCGTCGAGGAATCCACGGGAGATCCCATGCGGGATTACGTGATCGAACTCTCCGAAACGGCCAAGAAGCTGGCTGCCGAAGACAACCCCTTTGACAATCTCTTGAATAAGGCTGGGCTGGGGGGAGGCTCGGGAGATACTTCGGAAGACGAGGGCACAAGCATCATCGACCAGTTGAAAGAACGTATCCAGCAATTGCAGGACGAAATCAGCGAAATTCAGTCCAGTGACCTGTCTGCCGAAGAAAAACAGCAGCAACTGGCACTCAAACAGTCCGAGCTGGCCCAACTGCAATCGCAGTTGCAACAGCTATACGATGATCAGCAGGGAGCTGGGGCCCAGGTCGGAGGTAGCAGTTTCATGAATACAGGCAGCCTGACCTAG
- the thrB gene encoding homoserine kinase, which translates to MVAFSTRQTDEGCVTLIGMAGAGKTTVGKALAEHLQWAHMDTDHLLESFFGRPLQDIFDALGRESFIRTEEEIVTQIFAKRAVISTGGSVIYGAEAIARLNTLGPLVHLDPGVETTCARVGGAQGRGLAIADGQTVQDLYNERKPLYEQIADLTLDTASLSPEDCARHIADWLAHQDKS; encoded by the coding sequence ATGGTAGCTTTCAGCACCAGACAGACAGACGAAGGTTGCGTCACCCTGATCGGCATGGCCGGTGCAGGGAAGACCACTGTGGGCAAGGCCCTGGCCGAGCATCTGCAATGGGCCCACATGGATACTGACCACCTTCTCGAGTCCTTCTTTGGCCGCCCTTTGCAAGATATCTTCGATGCTCTCGGTCGCGAGAGCTTTATTCGGACCGAAGAGGAAATCGTTACGCAGATTTTTGCCAAGCGTGCTGTCATTTCCACCGGCGGCAGCGTCATCTACGGAGCCGAAGCCATCGCGCGCCTGAACACACTTGGTCCTCTGGTCCATCTCGACCCCGGCGTTGAGACCACCTGTGCTCGTGTAGGCGGCGCCCAGGGACGTGGCCTTGCCATCGCCGACGGGCAGACCGTCCAGGATCTCTACAACGAACGCAAGCCGCTCTACGAGCAGATCGCCGACCTCACGCTGGACACCGCCAGCCTGTCCCCCGAGGATTGCGCCAGGCATATCGCGGATTGGCTTGCCCATCAGGATAAATCATGA